The DNA segment CATCACAGCGGTACCCTAATCGCAGCGATAGCCATTACAATAGCGGTCTATAAGACAGCAAAAGTCGAGAAATCCAGATGAAACAGGCCATTGTCCATATTGCACTCGTCGTAAGAGATTACGATGAGGCGATTGATTTTTATGTCAATAAACTCAAATTCGAGTTGATTGAAGACAGCTATCAACCCGAGCAAGATAAACGCTGGGTCGTGGTCGCTCCGCCAAATTCCAGTGGTACCGCCTTATTGTTAGCCAAGGCTTCTAAGCCGGAGCAAGAACCCTTTATCGGTAATCAAGCCGGCGGCCGTGTGTTTCTGTTCTTAAATACCGATGATTTTTGGCGCGATTATCACCATATGCAATCCATTGGGATCCGCTTTATTCGTGAGCCGCAGCAGCAGGATTACGGCACCGTTGCCGTGTTCGAGGACCTCTA comes from the Shewanella mangrovisoli genome and includes:
- a CDS encoding VOC family protein, whose amino-acid sequence is MKQAIVHIALVVRDYDEAIDFYVNKLKFELIEDSYQPEQDKRWVVVAPPNSSGTALLLAKASKPEQEPFIGNQAGGRVFLFLNTDDFWRDYHHMQSIGIRFIREPQQQDYGTVAVFEDLYGNRWDLLQLSPNHPMAKRCQ